The Dioscorea cayenensis subsp. rotundata cultivar TDr96_F1 chromosome 19, TDr96_F1_v2_PseudoChromosome.rev07_lg8_w22 25.fasta, whole genome shotgun sequence genome includes a window with the following:
- the LOC120249481 gene encoding ABC transporter B family member 25, mitochondrial isoform X4, whose product MSAALSRHLGDARRAVHHGVEMRTLFRSFGSRDPRLLEATRLDPCLGTSGTGYLRESSSFGAFRACGDRDRLVSGDRTGLLKHLSGFLLNSNSSSLIGSHSNLYKGHAFFSTSPSNLNTAKPAEVTVKHLQNNTAKKESQDIPDIKILRTLGKYLWLKDNAEFRLRVIFALGLLVGAKVINVQVPFLFKLAVDWLSTIVGSGNTMASFTDANSTLLALFVSPAAVLIGYGVARAGASACNELRNAMFSKVALRAIRTVSRKVFCHLHELDLRYHLSRQTGALNRIIDRGSRAINFILSSMVFNVVPTILEITMVSGILAYNFGALFAWITSLSVVAYIAFTLIVTQWRTKFRQAMNKADNDASSRSIDSLLNYETVKYFNNEPFEAEKYDALLKKFEDAALKTQTSLAYLNFGQNAIFSAALSTAMVLCSYGIMNNTMTVGDLVMVNGLLFQLSLPLNFLGTVYREARQSLIDMKAMFQLLEERPEIRDEQNAQPLKFKGGRIEFDNVIFGYLPERRILDGASFVVPAGHSVAIVGTSGSGKSTILRLLYRFFDSDSGVIKIDGQDIRKVTLESLRKCIGVVPQDTVLFNDTIFHNIQYGRLSATEDEVYDAAQRAAIHDTIMTFPEKYSTVVGERGLKLSGGEKQRVSLARAFLKEPSILLCDEATSALDSTTEAEILGALKSLSNNKTSIFIAHRLTTAMQCDEIVVLENGKVVEQGPHEVLLSKAGRYAQLWGQHNNDDMAIKLEA is encoded by the exons ATGAGCGCGGCCCTCTCGAGGCACCTCGGTGATGCTCGCCGGGCTGTGCATCACGGGGTAGAGATGAGAACGCTTTTTCGAAGCTTTGGGTCTCGGGATCCGAGGCTGTTGGAGGCTACCAGATTGGATCCTTGTCTAGGGACTAGTGGGACGGGGTATCTTCGCGAAAGTTCAAGTTTTGGTGCTTTTCGAGCTTGTGGTGATCGTGATCGGCTGGTTTCGGGTGATCGAACTGGTCTGCTGAAGCATCTTTCTGGCTTCCTCTTGAATTCCAATTCTTCTTCTCTGATTGGTAGTCAT AGCAATTTGTATAAGGggcatgcatttttttcaacGTCTCCTAGTAACTTGAACACAGCAAAGCCAGCTGAAGTAACTGTGAAGCATTTACAAAATAACACTGCGAAAAAGGAATCTCAAGATATTCCAGACATAAAGATCCTACGCACTCTTGGGAAGTATTTGTGGTTGAAGGACAATGCTGAGTTTCGCTTGAGGGTGATTTTTGCATTGGGTCTGCTTGTTGGGGCAAAG GTTATAAATGTTCAAGTGCCATTCTTGTTCAAGCTTGCTGTTGATTGGCTTTCAACTATTGTTGGTTCTGGTAATACAATGGCATCATTCACAGATGCCAATTCCACTCTTCTTGCACTTTTTGTGAGTCCAGCTGCAGTTCTAATTGGTTATGGAGTAGCTCGTGCTGGGGCATCTGCTTGTAATG AACTGCGTAATGCGATGTTCTCTAAAGTAGCATTGAGGGCTATCCGTACGGTTTCTAGGAAG GTGTTCTGCCACTTGCATGAACTTGATCTTCGGTATCATTTGAG CCGTCAAACAGGAGCACTGAATCGCATCATTGACCGCGGTAGCCGTGCGATAAACTTCATCCTTTCATCTATGGTATTCAATGTTGTTCCAACCATCTTAGAG ATCACCATGGTATCAGGTATTCTTGCATACAATTTTGGTGCTTTGTTTGCATGGATAACTTCTCTTTCTGTCGTGGCATATATTGCCTTCACTCTTATTGTTACACAG TGGAGGACTAAGTTCAGGCAAGCTATGAATAAGGCTGATAATGATGCTAGCTCACGTTCAATTGATTCACTTCTGAATTACGAG ACAGTTAAGTATTTCAATAATGAGCCTTTTGAAGCTGAGAAATATGATGCACTTTTGAAAA AGTTTGAGGATGCTGCTTTGAAAACACAAACTAGCCTTGCCTACCTGAACTTTGGCCAAAATGCAATATTCAGTGCAGCTTTATCAACAGCAATGGTGTTATGTTCATATGGAATTATGAACAACACCATGACTGTTGGAGATCTG GTTATGGTCAATGGACTGCTTTTCCAGCTGTCTCTACCTCTCAATTTTCTTGGAACAGTTTACCGTGAGGCAAGACAGAGCCTTATTGATATGAAGGCCATGTTTCAATTGCTGGAG GAGAGGCCTGAAATCAGAGATGAACAAAATGCACAACCTCTAAAATTCAAGGGAGGTCGCATTGAATTTGATAATGTGATTTTTGG ATACCTGCCCGAACGGAGGATTCTTGATGGAGCTTCTTTTGTTGTACCTGCAGGACACAGTGTCGCGATTGTTGGTACCAGTGGCAGTG GTAAGTCAACTATCCTCAGACTGCTCTACAGATTTTTTGACTCCGACTCTGGAGTT ATAAAAATTGATGGTCAAGACATCCGGAAGGTGACCCTTGAAAGTCTTCGTAAGTGTATTGGTGTTGTTCCCCAAGATACT GTACTTTTTAATGACACAATCTTCCACAATATACAATATGGTCGGCTATCAGCAACTGAGGATGAG gtCTATGATGCTGCCCAACGTGCAGCTATACATGATACAATCATGACCTTTCCAGAAAAGTATTCAACAGTTGTTGGAGAGCGGGGCCTAAAG TTAAGCGGTGGAGAAAAGCAGCGGGTGTCACTTGCTCGTGCATTTTTAAAGGAGCCTTCTATTCT GTTGTGTGATGAAGCCACCAGCGCACTTGATAGTACAACAGAAGCTGAAATACTTGGTGCCTTGAAGTCCCTATCGAACAACAAGACTTCAATCTTCATTGCTCACCGCCTCACAACGGCAATGCAGTGTGATGAG ATTGTGGTTTTAGAGAATGGAAAGGTTGTAGAACAAGGTCCGCATGAAGTTCTCTTATCAAAAGCAGGGAGATATGCGCAGCTCTGGGGACAACATAACAATGACGACATGGCAATCAAATTAGAAGCTTGA
- the LOC120249481 gene encoding ABC transporter B family member 25, mitochondrial isoform X2, with protein sequence MSAALSRHLGDARRAVHHGVEMRTLFRSFGSRDPRLLEATRLDPCLGTSGTGYLRESSSFGAFRACGDRDRLVSGDRTGLLKHLSGFLLNSNSSSLIGSHVRDVSNLYKGHAFFSTSPSNLNTAKPAEVTVKHLQNNTAKKESQDIPDIKILRTLGKYLWLKDNAEFRLRVIFALGLLVGAKVINVQVPFLFKLAVDWLSTIVGSGNTMASFTDANSTLLALFVSPAAVLIGYGVARAGASACNELRNAMFSKVALRAIRTVSRKVFCHLHELDLRYHLSRQTGALNRIIDRGSRAINFILSSMVFNVVPTILEITMVSGILAYNFGALFAWITSLSVVAYIAFTLIVTQWRTKFRQAMNKADNDASSRSIDSLLNYETVKYFNNEPFEAEKYDALLKKFEDAALKTQTSLAYLNFGQNAIFSAALSTAMVLCSYGIMNNTMTVGDLVMVNGLLFQLSLPLNFLGTVYREARQSLIDMKAMFQLLEERPEIRDEQNAQPLKFKGGRIEFDNVIFGYLPERRILDGASFVVPAGHSVAIVGTSGSGKSTILRLLYRFFDSDSGVIKIDGQDIRKVTLESLRKCIGVVPQDTVLFNDTIFHNIQYGRLSATEDEVYDAAQRAAIHDTIMTFPEKYSTVVGERGLKLSGGEKQRVSLARAFLKEPSILLCDEATSALDSTTEAEILGALKSLSNNKTSIFIAHRLTTAMQCDEIVVLENGKVVEQGPHEVLLSKAGRYAQLWGQHNNDDMAIKLEA encoded by the exons ATGAGCGCGGCCCTCTCGAGGCACCTCGGTGATGCTCGCCGGGCTGTGCATCACGGGGTAGAGATGAGAACGCTTTTTCGAAGCTTTGGGTCTCGGGATCCGAGGCTGTTGGAGGCTACCAGATTGGATCCTTGTCTAGGGACTAGTGGGACGGGGTATCTTCGCGAAAGTTCAAGTTTTGGTGCTTTTCGAGCTTGTGGTGATCGTGATCGGCTGGTTTCGGGTGATCGAACTGGTCTGCTGAAGCATCTTTCTGGCTTCCTCTTGAATTCCAATTCTTCTTCTCTGATTGGTAGTCATGTAAGAGATGTG AGCAATTTGTATAAGGggcatgcatttttttcaacGTCTCCTAGTAACTTGAACACAGCAAAGCCAGCTGAAGTAACTGTGAAGCATTTACAAAATAACACTGCGAAAAAGGAATCTCAAGATATTCCAGACATAAAGATCCTACGCACTCTTGGGAAGTATTTGTGGTTGAAGGACAATGCTGAGTTTCGCTTGAGGGTGATTTTTGCATTGGGTCTGCTTGTTGGGGCAAAG GTTATAAATGTTCAAGTGCCATTCTTGTTCAAGCTTGCTGTTGATTGGCTTTCAACTATTGTTGGTTCTGGTAATACAATGGCATCATTCACAGATGCCAATTCCACTCTTCTTGCACTTTTTGTGAGTCCAGCTGCAGTTCTAATTGGTTATGGAGTAGCTCGTGCTGGGGCATCTGCTTGTAATG AACTGCGTAATGCGATGTTCTCTAAAGTAGCATTGAGGGCTATCCGTACGGTTTCTAGGAAG GTGTTCTGCCACTTGCATGAACTTGATCTTCGGTATCATTTGAG CCGTCAAACAGGAGCACTGAATCGCATCATTGACCGCGGTAGCCGTGCGATAAACTTCATCCTTTCATCTATGGTATTCAATGTTGTTCCAACCATCTTAGAG ATCACCATGGTATCAGGTATTCTTGCATACAATTTTGGTGCTTTGTTTGCATGGATAACTTCTCTTTCTGTCGTGGCATATATTGCCTTCACTCTTATTGTTACACAG TGGAGGACTAAGTTCAGGCAAGCTATGAATAAGGCTGATAATGATGCTAGCTCACGTTCAATTGATTCACTTCTGAATTACGAG ACAGTTAAGTATTTCAATAATGAGCCTTTTGAAGCTGAGAAATATGATGCACTTTTGAAAA AGTTTGAGGATGCTGCTTTGAAAACACAAACTAGCCTTGCCTACCTGAACTTTGGCCAAAATGCAATATTCAGTGCAGCTTTATCAACAGCAATGGTGTTATGTTCATATGGAATTATGAACAACACCATGACTGTTGGAGATCTG GTTATGGTCAATGGACTGCTTTTCCAGCTGTCTCTACCTCTCAATTTTCTTGGAACAGTTTACCGTGAGGCAAGACAGAGCCTTATTGATATGAAGGCCATGTTTCAATTGCTGGAG GAGAGGCCTGAAATCAGAGATGAACAAAATGCACAACCTCTAAAATTCAAGGGAGGTCGCATTGAATTTGATAATGTGATTTTTGG ATACCTGCCCGAACGGAGGATTCTTGATGGAGCTTCTTTTGTTGTACCTGCAGGACACAGTGTCGCGATTGTTGGTACCAGTGGCAGTG GTAAGTCAACTATCCTCAGACTGCTCTACAGATTTTTTGACTCCGACTCTGGAGTT ATAAAAATTGATGGTCAAGACATCCGGAAGGTGACCCTTGAAAGTCTTCGTAAGTGTATTGGTGTTGTTCCCCAAGATACT GTACTTTTTAATGACACAATCTTCCACAATATACAATATGGTCGGCTATCAGCAACTGAGGATGAG gtCTATGATGCTGCCCAACGTGCAGCTATACATGATACAATCATGACCTTTCCAGAAAAGTATTCAACAGTTGTTGGAGAGCGGGGCCTAAAG TTAAGCGGTGGAGAAAAGCAGCGGGTGTCACTTGCTCGTGCATTTTTAAAGGAGCCTTCTATTCT GTTGTGTGATGAAGCCACCAGCGCACTTGATAGTACAACAGAAGCTGAAATACTTGGTGCCTTGAAGTCCCTATCGAACAACAAGACTTCAATCTTCATTGCTCACCGCCTCACAACGGCAATGCAGTGTGATGAG ATTGTGGTTTTAGAGAATGGAAAGGTTGTAGAACAAGGTCCGCATGAAGTTCTCTTATCAAAAGCAGGGAGATATGCGCAGCTCTGGGGACAACATAACAATGACGACATGGCAATCAAATTAGAAGCTTGA
- the LOC120249481 gene encoding ABC transporter B family member 25, mitochondrial isoform X3 — translation MSAALSRHLGDARRAVHHGVEMRTLFRSFGSRDPRLLEATRLDPCLGTSGTGYLRESSSFGAFRACGDRDRLVSGDRTGLLKHLSGFLLNSNSSSLIGSHQSNLYKGHAFFSTSPSNLNTAKPAEVTVKHLQNNTAKKESQDIPDIKILRTLGKYLWLKDNAEFRLRVIFALGLLVGAKVINVQVPFLFKLAVDWLSTIVGSGNTMASFTDANSTLLALFVSPAAVLIGYGVARAGASACNELRNAMFSKVALRAIRTVSRKVFCHLHELDLRYHLSRQTGALNRIIDRGSRAINFILSSMVFNVVPTILEITMVSGILAYNFGALFAWITSLSVVAYIAFTLIVTQWRTKFRQAMNKADNDASSRSIDSLLNYETVKYFNNEPFEAEKYDALLKKFEDAALKTQTSLAYLNFGQNAIFSAALSTAMVLCSYGIMNNTMTVGDLVMVNGLLFQLSLPLNFLGTVYREARQSLIDMKAMFQLLEERPEIRDEQNAQPLKFKGGRIEFDNVIFGYLPERRILDGASFVVPAGHSVAIVGTSGSGKSTILRLLYRFFDSDSGVIKIDGQDIRKVTLESLRKCIGVVPQDTVLFNDTIFHNIQYGRLSATEDEVYDAAQRAAIHDTIMTFPEKYSTVVGERGLKLSGGEKQRVSLARAFLKEPSILLCDEATSALDSTTEAEILGALKSLSNNKTSIFIAHRLTTAMQCDEIVVLENGKVVEQGPHEVLLSKAGRYAQLWGQHNNDDMAIKLEA, via the exons ATGAGCGCGGCCCTCTCGAGGCACCTCGGTGATGCTCGCCGGGCTGTGCATCACGGGGTAGAGATGAGAACGCTTTTTCGAAGCTTTGGGTCTCGGGATCCGAGGCTGTTGGAGGCTACCAGATTGGATCCTTGTCTAGGGACTAGTGGGACGGGGTATCTTCGCGAAAGTTCAAGTTTTGGTGCTTTTCGAGCTTGTGGTGATCGTGATCGGCTGGTTTCGGGTGATCGAACTGGTCTGCTGAAGCATCTTTCTGGCTTCCTCTTGAATTCCAATTCTTCTTCTCTGATTGGTAGTCAT CAGAGCAATTTGTATAAGGggcatgcatttttttcaacGTCTCCTAGTAACTTGAACACAGCAAAGCCAGCTGAAGTAACTGTGAAGCATTTACAAAATAACACTGCGAAAAAGGAATCTCAAGATATTCCAGACATAAAGATCCTACGCACTCTTGGGAAGTATTTGTGGTTGAAGGACAATGCTGAGTTTCGCTTGAGGGTGATTTTTGCATTGGGTCTGCTTGTTGGGGCAAAG GTTATAAATGTTCAAGTGCCATTCTTGTTCAAGCTTGCTGTTGATTGGCTTTCAACTATTGTTGGTTCTGGTAATACAATGGCATCATTCACAGATGCCAATTCCACTCTTCTTGCACTTTTTGTGAGTCCAGCTGCAGTTCTAATTGGTTATGGAGTAGCTCGTGCTGGGGCATCTGCTTGTAATG AACTGCGTAATGCGATGTTCTCTAAAGTAGCATTGAGGGCTATCCGTACGGTTTCTAGGAAG GTGTTCTGCCACTTGCATGAACTTGATCTTCGGTATCATTTGAG CCGTCAAACAGGAGCACTGAATCGCATCATTGACCGCGGTAGCCGTGCGATAAACTTCATCCTTTCATCTATGGTATTCAATGTTGTTCCAACCATCTTAGAG ATCACCATGGTATCAGGTATTCTTGCATACAATTTTGGTGCTTTGTTTGCATGGATAACTTCTCTTTCTGTCGTGGCATATATTGCCTTCACTCTTATTGTTACACAG TGGAGGACTAAGTTCAGGCAAGCTATGAATAAGGCTGATAATGATGCTAGCTCACGTTCAATTGATTCACTTCTGAATTACGAG ACAGTTAAGTATTTCAATAATGAGCCTTTTGAAGCTGAGAAATATGATGCACTTTTGAAAA AGTTTGAGGATGCTGCTTTGAAAACACAAACTAGCCTTGCCTACCTGAACTTTGGCCAAAATGCAATATTCAGTGCAGCTTTATCAACAGCAATGGTGTTATGTTCATATGGAATTATGAACAACACCATGACTGTTGGAGATCTG GTTATGGTCAATGGACTGCTTTTCCAGCTGTCTCTACCTCTCAATTTTCTTGGAACAGTTTACCGTGAGGCAAGACAGAGCCTTATTGATATGAAGGCCATGTTTCAATTGCTGGAG GAGAGGCCTGAAATCAGAGATGAACAAAATGCACAACCTCTAAAATTCAAGGGAGGTCGCATTGAATTTGATAATGTGATTTTTGG ATACCTGCCCGAACGGAGGATTCTTGATGGAGCTTCTTTTGTTGTACCTGCAGGACACAGTGTCGCGATTGTTGGTACCAGTGGCAGTG GTAAGTCAACTATCCTCAGACTGCTCTACAGATTTTTTGACTCCGACTCTGGAGTT ATAAAAATTGATGGTCAAGACATCCGGAAGGTGACCCTTGAAAGTCTTCGTAAGTGTATTGGTGTTGTTCCCCAAGATACT GTACTTTTTAATGACACAATCTTCCACAATATACAATATGGTCGGCTATCAGCAACTGAGGATGAG gtCTATGATGCTGCCCAACGTGCAGCTATACATGATACAATCATGACCTTTCCAGAAAAGTATTCAACAGTTGTTGGAGAGCGGGGCCTAAAG TTAAGCGGTGGAGAAAAGCAGCGGGTGTCACTTGCTCGTGCATTTTTAAAGGAGCCTTCTATTCT GTTGTGTGATGAAGCCACCAGCGCACTTGATAGTACAACAGAAGCTGAAATACTTGGTGCCTTGAAGTCCCTATCGAACAACAAGACTTCAATCTTCATTGCTCACCGCCTCACAACGGCAATGCAGTGTGATGAG ATTGTGGTTTTAGAGAATGGAAAGGTTGTAGAACAAGGTCCGCATGAAGTTCTCTTATCAAAAGCAGGGAGATATGCGCAGCTCTGGGGACAACATAACAATGACGACATGGCAATCAAATTAGAAGCTTGA
- the LOC120249481 gene encoding ABC transporter B family member 25, mitochondrial isoform X1: MSAALSRHLGDARRAVHHGVEMRTLFRSFGSRDPRLLEATRLDPCLGTSGTGYLRESSSFGAFRACGDRDRLVSGDRTGLLKHLSGFLLNSNSSSLIGSHVRDVQSNLYKGHAFFSTSPSNLNTAKPAEVTVKHLQNNTAKKESQDIPDIKILRTLGKYLWLKDNAEFRLRVIFALGLLVGAKVINVQVPFLFKLAVDWLSTIVGSGNTMASFTDANSTLLALFVSPAAVLIGYGVARAGASACNELRNAMFSKVALRAIRTVSRKVFCHLHELDLRYHLSRQTGALNRIIDRGSRAINFILSSMVFNVVPTILEITMVSGILAYNFGALFAWITSLSVVAYIAFTLIVTQWRTKFRQAMNKADNDASSRSIDSLLNYETVKYFNNEPFEAEKYDALLKKFEDAALKTQTSLAYLNFGQNAIFSAALSTAMVLCSYGIMNNTMTVGDLVMVNGLLFQLSLPLNFLGTVYREARQSLIDMKAMFQLLEERPEIRDEQNAQPLKFKGGRIEFDNVIFGYLPERRILDGASFVVPAGHSVAIVGTSGSGKSTILRLLYRFFDSDSGVIKIDGQDIRKVTLESLRKCIGVVPQDTVLFNDTIFHNIQYGRLSATEDEVYDAAQRAAIHDTIMTFPEKYSTVVGERGLKLSGGEKQRVSLARAFLKEPSILLCDEATSALDSTTEAEILGALKSLSNNKTSIFIAHRLTTAMQCDEIVVLENGKVVEQGPHEVLLSKAGRYAQLWGQHNNDDMAIKLEA, from the exons ATGAGCGCGGCCCTCTCGAGGCACCTCGGTGATGCTCGCCGGGCTGTGCATCACGGGGTAGAGATGAGAACGCTTTTTCGAAGCTTTGGGTCTCGGGATCCGAGGCTGTTGGAGGCTACCAGATTGGATCCTTGTCTAGGGACTAGTGGGACGGGGTATCTTCGCGAAAGTTCAAGTTTTGGTGCTTTTCGAGCTTGTGGTGATCGTGATCGGCTGGTTTCGGGTGATCGAACTGGTCTGCTGAAGCATCTTTCTGGCTTCCTCTTGAATTCCAATTCTTCTTCTCTGATTGGTAGTCATGTAAGAGATGTG CAGAGCAATTTGTATAAGGggcatgcatttttttcaacGTCTCCTAGTAACTTGAACACAGCAAAGCCAGCTGAAGTAACTGTGAAGCATTTACAAAATAACACTGCGAAAAAGGAATCTCAAGATATTCCAGACATAAAGATCCTACGCACTCTTGGGAAGTATTTGTGGTTGAAGGACAATGCTGAGTTTCGCTTGAGGGTGATTTTTGCATTGGGTCTGCTTGTTGGGGCAAAG GTTATAAATGTTCAAGTGCCATTCTTGTTCAAGCTTGCTGTTGATTGGCTTTCAACTATTGTTGGTTCTGGTAATACAATGGCATCATTCACAGATGCCAATTCCACTCTTCTTGCACTTTTTGTGAGTCCAGCTGCAGTTCTAATTGGTTATGGAGTAGCTCGTGCTGGGGCATCTGCTTGTAATG AACTGCGTAATGCGATGTTCTCTAAAGTAGCATTGAGGGCTATCCGTACGGTTTCTAGGAAG GTGTTCTGCCACTTGCATGAACTTGATCTTCGGTATCATTTGAG CCGTCAAACAGGAGCACTGAATCGCATCATTGACCGCGGTAGCCGTGCGATAAACTTCATCCTTTCATCTATGGTATTCAATGTTGTTCCAACCATCTTAGAG ATCACCATGGTATCAGGTATTCTTGCATACAATTTTGGTGCTTTGTTTGCATGGATAACTTCTCTTTCTGTCGTGGCATATATTGCCTTCACTCTTATTGTTACACAG TGGAGGACTAAGTTCAGGCAAGCTATGAATAAGGCTGATAATGATGCTAGCTCACGTTCAATTGATTCACTTCTGAATTACGAG ACAGTTAAGTATTTCAATAATGAGCCTTTTGAAGCTGAGAAATATGATGCACTTTTGAAAA AGTTTGAGGATGCTGCTTTGAAAACACAAACTAGCCTTGCCTACCTGAACTTTGGCCAAAATGCAATATTCAGTGCAGCTTTATCAACAGCAATGGTGTTATGTTCATATGGAATTATGAACAACACCATGACTGTTGGAGATCTG GTTATGGTCAATGGACTGCTTTTCCAGCTGTCTCTACCTCTCAATTTTCTTGGAACAGTTTACCGTGAGGCAAGACAGAGCCTTATTGATATGAAGGCCATGTTTCAATTGCTGGAG GAGAGGCCTGAAATCAGAGATGAACAAAATGCACAACCTCTAAAATTCAAGGGAGGTCGCATTGAATTTGATAATGTGATTTTTGG ATACCTGCCCGAACGGAGGATTCTTGATGGAGCTTCTTTTGTTGTACCTGCAGGACACAGTGTCGCGATTGTTGGTACCAGTGGCAGTG GTAAGTCAACTATCCTCAGACTGCTCTACAGATTTTTTGACTCCGACTCTGGAGTT ATAAAAATTGATGGTCAAGACATCCGGAAGGTGACCCTTGAAAGTCTTCGTAAGTGTATTGGTGTTGTTCCCCAAGATACT GTACTTTTTAATGACACAATCTTCCACAATATACAATATGGTCGGCTATCAGCAACTGAGGATGAG gtCTATGATGCTGCCCAACGTGCAGCTATACATGATACAATCATGACCTTTCCAGAAAAGTATTCAACAGTTGTTGGAGAGCGGGGCCTAAAG TTAAGCGGTGGAGAAAAGCAGCGGGTGTCACTTGCTCGTGCATTTTTAAAGGAGCCTTCTATTCT GTTGTGTGATGAAGCCACCAGCGCACTTGATAGTACAACAGAAGCTGAAATACTTGGTGCCTTGAAGTCCCTATCGAACAACAAGACTTCAATCTTCATTGCTCACCGCCTCACAACGGCAATGCAGTGTGATGAG ATTGTGGTTTTAGAGAATGGAAAGGTTGTAGAACAAGGTCCGCATGAAGTTCTCTTATCAAAAGCAGGGAGATATGCGCAGCTCTGGGGACAACATAACAATGACGACATGGCAATCAAATTAGAAGCTTGA